In a genomic window of Strix aluco isolate bStrAlu1 chromosome 3, bStrAlu1.hap1, whole genome shotgun sequence:
- the LOC141921584 gene encoding T-cell activation Rho GTPase-activating protein-like yields the protein MKADFAAHQAGSDCSRALFGQPLAALCGEAGTLPRPIQELVDILHQRGPSTEGIFRRSDRGTALQKLKEDLDRGADVDLANQPVILLAALLKDFLRSIPGKLLVVGLYEDWMQAMERPSKEARVEALKVVAEKLPAAHLLLLQRLISLLQSIGHHVSTSRMTASNLAICLGPNLLGPPDEDLLPLEAMLKVTEKVKLLVEFLIENGSDILGEEMAVQMSPEPMGRCTELPLGKEHGPAGEADVEHQAKAFLDAPASLLILQRAAGGDAVVGAESAEVWQLHERCDNVS from the exons ATGAAGgcggactttgccgctcaccag gcgggctccgactgcagcagggcgctctttgggcagcccctggcagccctctgcggggaggccggcacgctgccccggcccatccag gagctcgtggacatcctgcaccagcgaggaccgtcgacggaggggatcttccgcagatccgacagggggacggcgctccagaagctgaaggaggacctcgaccgcggcgcagatgtggacctggcaaaccagcctgtcatcctgctggctgccctcctgaag gactttctccgcagcatcccgggcaagctgctcgttgtcggcctctacgaggactggatgcaggccatggagaggccaagcaaggaggccagggtggaagcgctgaaagt ggtggccgagaagttgcctgcagcccatctcctcctcctccagcgcctgatctcgctgctgcagagcattggccaccacgtgtccaccagcagaatgaccgccagcaacctggccatctgcctggggccaaacctgctgggcccacccgacgaggacctgctcccgctcgaggccatgctgaaggtgaccgagaag gtgaagctgctggtggaatttctcattgagaacggcagtgacatcctgggggaggagatggctgtccagatgtcaccagagcccatgggcagatgcacag agctgcctttgggaaaggaGCATGGCCCGGCAGGCGAAGCAGACGTGgagcaccaggcaaaagccttcctggatgcaccagcctctctgctcatcctccagagagcagcagggggagatgcggtggtgggagcagaatcggcggaggtatggcagctccacgagcgctgCGACAATGTGTCTTAG